The proteins below come from a single Miscanthus floridulus cultivar M001 chromosome 1, ASM1932011v1, whole genome shotgun sequence genomic window:
- the LOC136473850 gene encoding uncharacterized protein isoform X2, with protein MRRRSVLAGSDSRRAQPLPALRAPPLPLPDSGRPTLWHASTEAPARANPSVVAHIPHPGQSPRRPASSSKASQPTQLRRDSSFAATVSLAHEILLHSNSPLHTVLLHGRQSNTVPMETGHQDALQVI; from the exons ATGCGACGCCGCTCCGTCCTCGCCGGCTCTGATTCGCGGCGCGCTCAGCCTCTACCAGCGCTGCGCGCTCCACCCCTCCCTCTTCCCGATTCCGGTCGGCCGACGTTGTGGCATGCTAGCACGGAAGCCCCGGCGCGGGCAAACCCTAGCGTCGTAGCCCACATTCCG CATCCAGGCCAATCTCCCAGGCGCCCTGCATCGTCCAGCAAAG CTTCGCAGCCCACGCAGCTCCGTAGGGACTCTTCATTTGCAGCAACCGTCTCCCTTGCACATGAAATTCTATTGCACAGCAACTCGCCCCTGCATACGGTGCTCTTGCACGGCAGGCAGAGCAACACCGTCCCCATGGAAACTGGGCACCAG GATGCCCTACAGGTCATATAG
- the LOC136473850 gene encoding uncharacterized protein isoform X1 produces MRRRSVLAGSDSRRAQPLPALRAPPLPLPDSGRPTLWHASTEAPARANPSVVAHIPHPGQSPRRPASSSKASQPTQLRRDSSFAATVSLAHEILLHSNSPLHTVLLHGRQSNTVPMETGHQGTVHVIRELIDLFKPCFHQKGGLHFIYTRRSCSDLKLIVIRHPFYFSLWNDPSVFMTKEVT; encoded by the exons ATGCGACGCCGCTCCGTCCTCGCCGGCTCTGATTCGCGGCGCGCTCAGCCTCTACCAGCGCTGCGCGCTCCACCCCTCCCTCTTCCCGATTCCGGTCGGCCGACGTTGTGGCATGCTAGCACGGAAGCCCCGGCGCGGGCAAACCCTAGCGTCGTAGCCCACATTCCG CATCCAGGCCAATCTCCCAGGCGCCCTGCATCGTCCAGCAAAG CTTCGCAGCCCACGCAGCTCCGTAGGGACTCTTCATTTGCAGCAACCGTCTCCCTTGCACATGAAATTCTATTGCACAGCAACTCGCCCCTGCATACGGTGCTCTTGCACGGCAGGCAGAGCAACACCGTCCCCATGGAAACTGGGCACCAG GGTACTGTACATGTAATACGGGAGCTGATAGATTTATTCAAACCCTGTTTCCACCAAAAGGGAGGGCTTCATTTTATTTATACCAG GAGAAGCTGTTCAGACCTCAAACTGATTGTCATCAGACATCCGTTTTATTTTTCGCTTTGGAACGACCCCTCTGTATTTATGACTAAAGAGGTTACATGA
- the LOC136548404 gene encoding uncharacterized protein isoform X2 — MLVPLPSWWVLQRRPRLCDCLRQDDPAVNPSVTVMENGWESLKMLHDEFLPAGNDDGHAATEAVNSAQSDTNVEPDDESDDEEVIVSKMLVHWANETKIYRDFMIPPHPAIFSRLDLLATGWGWERLVPFYDAPRPHWSMYKNYLTEYWRHNSAESISQAWEIVVPAGNGIRGGDWLTALASLCVKMEEQFISLCEEHGFGGDDAEHIILSKEIKEHTLILKDKWNEFHVAAAALLLFTKQAELMCEWLSRGTCTRGSMITAPRRCALNLMMYTGSEYACAAGLMVGIAKEIKKTL, encoded by the exons ATGCTTGTGCCGCTGCCCTCATGGTG GGTATTGCAAAGGAGACCAAGACTCTGTGATTGTTTGAGGCAAGATGACCCTGCAGTAAACCCGTCTGTGACAGTCATGGAGAATGGGTGGGAGTCTTTGAAGATGCTACATGATGAATTTCTACCTGCTGGCAATGACGATGGCCATGCTGCTACTGAAGCAGTAAACTCTGCACA GAGTGATACTAACGTGGAACCGGATGATGAGTCTGATGATGAGGAAGTAATTGTCAGTAAGATGCTGGTGCATTGGGCGAATGAGACTAAAATTTATCGTGATTTTATGATACCACCGCACCCAGCGATCTTTAGTCGCCTAG ATCTTCTCGCGACAGGATGGGGATGGGAGAGGCTTGTGCCATTTTATGATGCCCCCCGCCCCCACTGGTCCATGTACAAGAATTATCTTACGGAATATTGGCGCCACAACTCTGCTGAATCCATTTCCCAGGCTTGGGAAATTGTCGTTCCTGCTGGTAATGGCATCAGAGGCGGGGATTGGCTGACTGCTCTTGCCAGCTT GTGTGTCAAAATGGAGGAGCAGTTTATCTCTTTGTGTGAGGAGCATGGTTTTGGAGGCGATGATGCCGAACATATCATTCTGAGTAAAGAGATCAAGGAGCACACACTTATTCTGAAGGACAAGTGGAATGAATTCCATGTCGCAGCTGCAGCTTTGCTA CTTTTCACGAAGCAGGCTGAGTTGATGTGCGAGTGGCTGAGCCGTGGGACCTGTACTCGTGGGTCCATGATCACCGCTCCCCGCCGGTGTGCATTAAACCTGATGATGTACACAGGCTCTGAATATGCCTGCGCCGCTGGCTTAATGGTG GGTATTGCAAAGGAGATCAAGAAGACTCTGTGA
- the LOC136548404 gene encoding uncharacterized protein isoform X1: protein MLVPLPSWWVLQRRPRLCDCLRQDDPAVNPSVTVMENGWESLKMLHDEFLPAGNDDGHAATEAVNSAQSDTNVEPDDESDDEEVIVSKMLVHWANETKIYRDFMIPPHPAIFSRLDLLATGWGWERLVPFYDAPRPHWSMYKNYLTEYWRHNSAESISQAWEIVVPAGNGIRGGDWLTALASLCVKMEEQFISLCEEHGFGGDDAEHIILSKEIKEHTLILKDKWNEFHVAAAALLLFTKQAELMCEWLSRGTCTRGSMITAPRRCALNLMMYTGSEYACAAGLMVGIAKEIKRLCECYRQDDPAVRMSLCVTIIKDG, encoded by the exons ATGCTTGTGCCGCTGCCCTCATGGTG GGTATTGCAAAGGAGACCAAGACTCTGTGATTGTTTGAGGCAAGATGACCCTGCAGTAAACCCGTCTGTGACAGTCATGGAGAATGGGTGGGAGTCTTTGAAGATGCTACATGATGAATTTCTACCTGCTGGCAATGACGATGGCCATGCTGCTACTGAAGCAGTAAACTCTGCACA GAGTGATACTAACGTGGAACCGGATGATGAGTCTGATGATGAGGAAGTAATTGTCAGTAAGATGCTGGTGCATTGGGCGAATGAGACTAAAATTTATCGTGATTTTATGATACCACCGCACCCAGCGATCTTTAGTCGCCTAG ATCTTCTCGCGACAGGATGGGGATGGGAGAGGCTTGTGCCATTTTATGATGCCCCCCGCCCCCACTGGTCCATGTACAAGAATTATCTTACGGAATATTGGCGCCACAACTCTGCTGAATCCATTTCCCAGGCTTGGGAAATTGTCGTTCCTGCTGGTAATGGCATCAGAGGCGGGGATTGGCTGACTGCTCTTGCCAGCTT GTGTGTCAAAATGGAGGAGCAGTTTATCTCTTTGTGTGAGGAGCATGGTTTTGGAGGCGATGATGCCGAACATATCATTCTGAGTAAAGAGATCAAGGAGCACACACTTATTCTGAAGGACAAGTGGAATGAATTCCATGTCGCAGCTGCAGCTTTGCTA CTTTTCACGAAGCAGGCTGAGTTGATGTGCGAGTGGCTGAGCCGTGGGACCTGTACTCGTGGGTCCATGATCACCGCTCCCCGCCGGTGTGCATTAAACCTGATGATGTACACAGGCTCTGAATATGCCTGCGCCGCTGGCTTAATGGTG GGTATTGCAAAGGAGATCAAGAGACTCTGTGAGTGTTATAGGCAAGATGATCCTGCAGTACGCATGTCTCTGTGTGTGACAATCATTAAGGATGGGTGA
- the LOC136548404 gene encoding uncharacterized protein isoform X3 yields MMNFYLLAMTMAMLLLKQSDTNVEPDDESDDEEVIVSKMLVHWANETKIYRDFMIPPHPAIFSRLDLLATGWGWERLVPFYDAPRPHWSMYKNYLTEYWRHNSAESISQAWEIVVPAGNGIRGGDWLTALASLCVKMEEQFISLCEEHGFGGDDAEHIILSKEIKEHTLILKDKWNEFHVAAAALLLFTKQAELMCEWLSRGTCTRGSMITAPRRCALNLMMYTGSEYACAAGLMVGIAKEIKRLCECYRQDDPAVRMSLCVTIIKDG; encoded by the exons ATGATGAATTTCTACCTGCTGGCAATGACGATGGCCATGCTGCTACTGAAGCA GAGTGATACTAACGTGGAACCGGATGATGAGTCTGATGATGAGGAAGTAATTGTCAGTAAGATGCTGGTGCATTGGGCGAATGAGACTAAAATTTATCGTGATTTTATGATACCACCGCACCCAGCGATCTTTAGTCGCCTAG ATCTTCTCGCGACAGGATGGGGATGGGAGAGGCTTGTGCCATTTTATGATGCCCCCCGCCCCCACTGGTCCATGTACAAGAATTATCTTACGGAATATTGGCGCCACAACTCTGCTGAATCCATTTCCCAGGCTTGGGAAATTGTCGTTCCTGCTGGTAATGGCATCAGAGGCGGGGATTGGCTGACTGCTCTTGCCAGCTT GTGTGTCAAAATGGAGGAGCAGTTTATCTCTTTGTGTGAGGAGCATGGTTTTGGAGGCGATGATGCCGAACATATCATTCTGAGTAAAGAGATCAAGGAGCACACACTTATTCTGAAGGACAAGTGGAATGAATTCCATGTCGCAGCTGCAGCTTTGCTA CTTTTCACGAAGCAGGCTGAGTTGATGTGCGAGTGGCTGAGCCGTGGGACCTGTACTCGTGGGTCCATGATCACCGCTCCCCGCCGGTGTGCATTAAACCTGATGATGTACACAGGCTCTGAATATGCCTGCGCCGCTGGCTTAATGGTG GGTATTGCAAAGGAGATCAAGAGACTCTGTGAGTGTTATAGGCAAGATGATCCTGCAGTACGCATGTCTCTGTGTGTGACAATCATTAAGGATGGGTGA
- the LOC136473850 gene encoding uncharacterized protein isoform X3 yields MRRRSVLAGSDSRRAQPLPALRAPPLPLPDSGRPTLWHASTEAPARANPSVVAHIPHPGQSPRRPASSSKASQPTQLRRDSSFAATVSLAHEILLHSNSPLHTVLLHGRQSNTVPMETGHQG; encoded by the exons ATGCGACGCCGCTCCGTCCTCGCCGGCTCTGATTCGCGGCGCGCTCAGCCTCTACCAGCGCTGCGCGCTCCACCCCTCCCTCTTCCCGATTCCGGTCGGCCGACGTTGTGGCATGCTAGCACGGAAGCCCCGGCGCGGGCAAACCCTAGCGTCGTAGCCCACATTCCG CATCCAGGCCAATCTCCCAGGCGCCCTGCATCGTCCAGCAAAG CTTCGCAGCCCACGCAGCTCCGTAGGGACTCTTCATTTGCAGCAACCGTCTCCCTTGCACATGAAATTCTATTGCACAGCAACTCGCCCCTGCATACGGTGCTCTTGCACGGCAGGCAGAGCAACACCGTCCCCATGGAAACTGGGCACCAG GGTTAA
- the LOC136548404 gene encoding uncharacterized protein isoform X4 produces the protein MPEMSDVREFAENWVDQAESFHQKEGSKFSTPEGILKHPDLLEGGCGWNRLMPRSGNLSVYKNYLEQYYLRNCAESVAQAWQNEQVYGLTPLVSLSKNGSVAEACRDKQEAYANSIGDGSVLSQNVNGSATQACRHEQEAYAAVIAIQSGLAPLVSLCVKMEKQVGLWRQCCRPYHSE, from the exons ATGCCGGAGATGAGCGATGTCAGGGAGTTTGCGGAGAATTGGGTGGATCAAGCCGAATCTTTTCATCAGAAGGAGGGTTCCAAGTTCTCAACGCCGGAAGGGATCTTGAAGCACCCAG ATCTTCTCGAGGGAGGATGTGGATGGAATAGGCTTATGCCGCGTTCTGGAAACCTGTCCGTGTACAAGAACTATCTCGAGCAATATTACTTACGCAACTGTGCTGAATCCGTTGCCCAGGCATGGCAGAATGAACAAGTTTATGGGTTGACTCCTCTTGTAAGCTTG TCAAAGAATGGATCAGTTGCTGAGGCATGTCGGGATAAGCAAGAAGCATATGCTAACAGCATTGGAGACGGCAGTGTTCTG TCACAGAATGTTAATGGGTCTGCCACTCAGGCATGCCGGCATGAGCAAGAAGCATATGCAGCTGTTATTGCGATCCAGAGTGGCCTGGCTCCTCTCGTCAGCTTG TGTGTCAAGATGGAGAAGCAAGTGGGGCTTTGGAGACAATGCTGCCGACCATATCATTCTGAGTAA